In the Burkholderia cenocepacia genome, one interval contains:
- a CDS encoding glycosyltransferase: MSDSMAGNDGLRREAPAVRVVWFLGPRPVSWNGVMRYSLKCIDFIPALAGFDVEPVDIPAEPRSLRRYWTQFVLYPLRAIAAARAGHFVMLYQEDLAFMIPLIRWAGGRVGIVLHHVQRPGQVRGVVEQLKNAYMRLTQSLIATADVVLAPSDVTAQEALADLRIRADRIQVVPNAFDDRYAPIDAEVRARARAMLLARFGIDTGEAWVVLNVGSDETRKNNATLFRALASLGRKDVMMLRVGSAQNQANREECRGIAAQAGISAHFVENVGDEDLGYFFQASDLYVSPTLHEGFGRTVIEAQFVGVPVVATDLPVYRYTMGDSFVAVANAMDAAEWGRQIERVAGDPSLRAALVSAGRANARRFSSGAVSAQLHDALERAVHDRPRAGRAPA, encoded by the coding sequence ATGAGTGATTCGATGGCAGGCAATGACGGGCTGCGGCGCGAAGCGCCCGCGGTGCGGGTCGTGTGGTTTCTCGGGCCGCGGCCGGTGAGCTGGAACGGCGTCATGCGATACAGCCTCAAATGTATCGACTTCATCCCGGCATTGGCAGGATTCGACGTGGAGCCGGTCGACATTCCGGCCGAACCGCGTTCGTTGAGGCGCTACTGGACACAATTCGTGCTGTATCCGCTGCGTGCGATCGCGGCGGCGCGCGCGGGGCACTTCGTGATGCTGTACCAGGAGGACCTGGCCTTCATGATTCCGCTGATTCGCTGGGCGGGCGGCCGCGTCGGCATCGTGCTGCATCACGTGCAGCGTCCGGGGCAGGTGCGCGGCGTCGTCGAGCAGTTGAAGAATGCGTACATGCGGCTGACGCAATCGCTGATTGCGACCGCGGACGTGGTGCTCGCGCCGTCCGACGTGACCGCGCAGGAAGCGCTGGCCGATCTGCGCATTCGTGCCGACCGGATCCAGGTCGTGCCCAATGCATTCGACGACCGCTATGCGCCGATCGACGCCGAGGTGCGTGCACGGGCGCGCGCGATGCTGCTCGCGCGCTTCGGCATCGACACCGGTGAAGCGTGGGTCGTGCTGAACGTCGGCTCGGACGAAACGCGCAAGAACAATGCGACGCTGTTTCGCGCGCTCGCGTCGCTCGGACGCAAGGACGTGATGATGCTGCGGGTAGGGAGCGCGCAAAACCAGGCGAACCGCGAGGAATGCCGCGGCATCGCCGCCCAGGCGGGCATTTCCGCTCATTTCGTCGAGAACGTCGGCGACGAGGATCTCGGCTACTTTTTCCAGGCATCGGATCTGTACGTATCGCCGACGTTGCACGAAGGATTCGGTCGCACCGTAATCGAAGCGCAGTTCGTCGGCGTGCCGGTGGTCGCGACCGATTTGCCGGTGTACCGCTATACGATGGGCGACTCGTTCGTGGCCGTCGCCAATGCGATGGATGCCGCCGAATGGGGTCGACAGATCGAACGCGTCGCCGGCGACCCGTCGCTGCGCGCTGCGCTGGTGAGCGCCGGGCGGGCGAACGCACGGCGCTTTTCGTCCGGCGCGGTCAGCGCTCAACTGCACGATGCGCTGGAGCGAGCCGTGCACGACCGGCCGCGCGCCGGCCGGGCACCAGCGTGA
- a CDS encoding glycosyltransferase — MKNRVLMVMTRDIPHDVSNGRERTLSFIRKAIGDHMDVTEFKIRSVFEDGGWRAKIGAAVRVGWSVLRGAPCALQVAMFSHPRKRTALLRAVETIKPDVIYFDGIRLVDYAILVRRSVPGCRIVVDFDDLMSRRANILREQDFPLSAGYLEKSIPGPFVRLANARLVRNAFLGYEAFALKRQERAAIDSSHAVTLVSTEDAQSLRRSLTNDEAVKTHVIAPPMHALVPMRRPTAPFRFVFIGSDRQLQNRLAIEYLVALWARIRPATPLVIYGRMAGRYAPVPNVEFAGFAPTQADVYTGCSIALCPAFLRGGIKSKVLEAVSYGCVPVGNEAAFEGLGFHDEALAMSDARLERFVADPAADLDRVVAAATRFAAYCEQHFSMPVFDRRWRELIAPPAGSPS; from the coding sequence GTGAAAAACCGGGTGCTGATGGTGATGACGCGGGACATTCCGCATGACGTATCGAACGGGCGGGAGCGCACGCTGAGCTTCATCCGGAAGGCGATCGGCGACCACATGGACGTGACCGAATTCAAGATCCGGTCGGTGTTCGAGGACGGCGGCTGGCGCGCGAAGATCGGGGCCGCGGTGCGGGTCGGATGGAGCGTGTTGCGCGGCGCGCCGTGTGCGCTTCAGGTGGCGATGTTCTCGCATCCGCGCAAGCGCACGGCGCTGCTGCGCGCCGTCGAGACGATCAAGCCGGACGTGATCTATTTCGACGGCATCCGGCTCGTCGATTACGCGATCCTGGTGCGGCGCAGCGTGCCGGGCTGCCGGATCGTCGTGGATTTCGACGACCTCATGTCGCGCCGCGCGAACATCCTGCGCGAACAGGATTTTCCGTTGTCGGCCGGGTATCTGGAGAAGTCGATTCCGGGGCCGTTCGTCAGGCTCGCCAACGCGAGGCTGGTCCGCAACGCATTCCTCGGCTATGAAGCGTTCGCGCTGAAACGGCAGGAGCGCGCGGCGATCGACTCGTCGCATGCCGTTACGCTGGTTTCGACCGAGGACGCGCAGTCGCTGCGGCGCTCCCTCACGAACGACGAGGCCGTGAAGACGCACGTGATCGCGCCGCCGATGCATGCGCTGGTGCCGATGCGGCGTCCGACGGCGCCGTTCCGGTTCGTCTTCATCGGTTCGGACCGGCAGTTGCAGAACCGCCTCGCGATCGAATACCTGGTGGCGTTGTGGGCGCGTATCCGGCCGGCTACGCCGCTCGTGATCTACGGGCGCATGGCCGGCCGGTACGCGCCCGTTCCGAACGTCGAATTCGCCGGATTCGCGCCGACCCAGGCGGATGTCTACACCGGGTGCTCGATCGCGTTGTGTCCTGCGTTTCTGCGCGGCGGCATCAAGTCGAAGGTGCTGGAGGCGGTTTCGTACGGTTGCGTGCCGGTCGGCAACGAAGCCGCCTTCGAGGGGCTGGGATTCCACGACGAGGCGCTTGCGATGAGCGACGCGCGACTGGAGCGGTTCGTCGCCGATCCGGCCGCGGATCTGGATCGCGTCGTGGCGGCGGCCACACGCTTCGCCGCCTACTGCGAGCAGCATTTCAGCATGCCGGTATTCGATCGTCGGTGGCGCGAGCTGATCGCGCCGCCGGCCGGTAGCCCGTCGTGA